Genomic segment of Mycteria americana isolate JAX WOST 10 ecotype Jacksonville Zoo and Gardens chromosome 9, USCA_MyAme_1.0, whole genome shotgun sequence:
CAGGAGATCAAAGACCAGGAGACTGTGGACAAAGTCATGGAGGCACTGGACAGCGATGGGGATGCAGAGTGCGACTTCCAGGAGTTTGTAGCCTTCATTGCGATGGTCACCGCTGCTTGCCATGAGTTCTTTGAGCACGAGTGAGCTGGTGGGAAGCAGGCAAGCACCTCCTGCTCATGGCGGAGAGATGCAGAGCAGCATCACTCCTCTGGGAAAAAGACTGGGTGCGATTAGGGGCTCCTTGGAGTTAAGCTTGTGCTAGACTTAAGCAGCTTATTAAGTTCTGTGGCTTTGTGAACAAGAAACACCTGCACGGCTCAGGAAAACCTACTGGCCAGTGCCCACCTGGCTGGATGCAGTGTGCGAATGCCTTGTCTCAAGCTCGTTCCCTGTTGCTGTATGCAAGGACGTGCAcggggctggaggcaggcggACACTGCAATCCAAGCTTGCttgcaaagggaaaagggaaattcAAGAGCTGAAGTAGGAGGTGATGCAGAGGGGCTGGTTACAGAAGCCTGGTTCTGAGCCCACTGGCCTGAACAGAAAGGCTCCCGTTGATCCCTGTGGGCTCTGACCACCCTGTGCATGGTACTAACCCAGGCAGCACAGCCCCTGTCCCGTCACAGGGGCTCAGCAGAGCCCATGCATTTCTTGGCAAATTGAGACACCCTTGGCTTGAAAGGCAAAGCATAACCATCTAACAGCCCAGGCTTTTCTCTTGTCGATGAATCTTCCTGCTTTTAGCAGCCTGCAGAACTGGAAGTGAAAGCGTATGAGGCgcctgggctggggacagcttcTGGGCCTGGGATGTGCCTTGGCAAGGTCTCCAGGCTGAGtcagaagggaagggggaaaccGCTCAGTGTGACCACGGTGCTTTAATGTAGACCAGGCGCAGCCTCCAGAGTGTGTGGAAACGGTGagaataaaatgttctttctgtctcTGGGCCGCAATTAGTCTCTGGAGAAATATGTGTCCTTTTGTCCCAGGCTGCAtgcagctccctggctgccctgcGCTGTCAGAGGGGAAGGCTGGAGGATGCAGCCTGAAGCACTGCTATGGCTCATGCCCCTGGGTTTCTTGTTGGGCATTgacccttcctctcttccctggcATCACTGTGGCTGGCCAAACAGCTCAAGgctgtcaccaccaccacgctcTGCCTGGCTGTCCAAACTGGCAGATGTATCTGCGAGGCCAAAGGAGCACAATGCACCTCTGTGGGCGTGCTGCTGTTCAGGATGCGTCCGCTGCTGCCAGGGTCATCCAGGGACTTGCACTGGTGAGCCTTTGCAAAGCCAAAACGAAACCTAGGACAATTTCCCTGAAGCCTATGCTCCTGCCTTTTTCGGTCTGCTCTTGCCATCCAGCTCAGTGATACCTGTGAGTTAGGCATTCATAGCTATCAACATCTGAAGTGACAAATTCATGACAAAGATGCCCGCAGATGTTGTTATCATTTTTACCTCATTCCACATTTCATAATGATTTCACACACAAAATGACATGTCTTTGGACAGGGACCCTCTTGCTATTCTCATCTCCTCCCCCAAACTGTGAAAGGGGACACTCGGGCAGACACATGCATACATTGAAGACAACATCTTCTACTCCGTCTAGAATTAAAAAAGTAGTTTTGCCATTCCAGGGTAGTGCTTATTTGTTGAGAGCTTGTTTAGCATCAAAGTTACTTCTATCACATTTTTAACATCCTCATCAGTTCTCAGTTCAACTGTTTCCAACAGCTGTACAGACCTGAGGCAGCATATGAGGACAATGAATGGGGACACTGTCTGTCCTAGAGTGTCCCCAAGGTTAGGCAGGGTAGGCGGGACTCTCACGACCCTCTCTCGAGCCTGAACCTGAGTTCAGCAGAGGGGTCTGATGCTTCAGCACAAGGGTCTGCAGGTGAGGCTGTCTGGCAGGTCTCCAAGTCCCACCGGCCTTCTGTCTCACAGCACCAACAGCGCTCACATGGATGAGGAATCCTTCCCCAAGATGGAGccttttcagcagctctgcacagcattgcagcagcaaagagctgtAGGTGTTAACACATGGCTTGaatgctggcagagctggtgagaCAAAGAGCAGGCTGTCCTGTCCCTTGGTGAGcaatgggagcaggagcagggagtgACACAGTATGACTGCACACGTGTTTCTGGCAGTAAGGCTGATCCTGACTTAGCAACACCACCGCTGGGAATTCACAGAGGCTTTACCTGGCACAGAAGAAGGTGCAGCAGAGCTTGTGCCTCTTGTCAGGGAGGAAGAGAGCGTGTCTTCCTTTGAGGTGAGCACCCTGACTGCCAGCAGTGCTGTACACGGTGCTCAGGCCACTGAGCCCTGGACACTCCTCCCCAGTCAGCAACGAAAGCAGAGCTTTCCTGAAGTGAAAATCCTGAAACAGAGACTGCATGGTCACAGGCCTCAGCACCACCCAGTCtgcactgcagctctgctcccgttgtgtcctgctgctctctgacACAGGCGGTGCCTCAGCTGAGAGCATGGACTGTGGGGACAGCTGCACACTGGCAAGGCAGGGGAGACAGGCAAAGCAGTTTGGGCAACACTGGCCCAAGTGCGTAGCAGGAGGTGCCTCTGCTGACAACTCACCACTGCTGACCCCTCTGGCATGCTGCCTGCTCACACGCGCAGgcgcagccacagccacagccagctGCCCGCAGCACCTCTGCTAACACCCTAGGGTCCCCATGGACCGTGCAAGCCCCCTGTGTCCAGCCTAGAAAAAGGATGCTGCCATAGTTGGAGCAGTACTCAAACAAAGGGTTTGAGTAGTGCTGTGAGGGGCTCAGAAGCACGGCAaggctttctggggaaaaaagataatcACTCAGCCTTGGGGCTGACCAAGGAGCAGGTGTCAGAGCTTTGCAAGGCAGACATCACAGCTGGCTCTGAAGGAGGCTTGAAAGGCTTAAGCAACTCATTAACCTCCCAGCAATGACAGGCTAGATACTTAAAAGTGCCAGTCCTGACACCACTGGTTTTCAGGCTCTGGCAGGGACAGTTCACTCTTCAAGAATGGAAGGTGGTAGGCTAACGacattatgaaataatttttagttaTGCCCCCATCCCAGCCAACAGAAATCAGCCTGCTGGATACACAAGGTGTGCATGCACTCTTACAATACCTCTGGCACTGGTTAGATTGATCTGACATTGCATCGATCCTAGGAGAGCTCAGAAAATCCACATTTCTGTCATTTGTGCAGACTGGACCAGGACAACCTGCAGAAAGGCTGTATTGGTAACATGGAGCTCTGGGGTTTGTACTGTGGGACCCTCAGGGCCCCAGGAGGCTCCCCAAGGACGAAACAGCAGCATTCACTAGCAGTGCCTACCTGATGTTTGGACACATTTGTCAGTTATGCTTTTGACTCCCTATAGAAGAGGATGCAAGTGAATTTCCCACCAGGAAGGGCACCAACGGATGGTTTCTTATATTAAATGCCCTGTCAAGACAAGAATTACTTATCAATAGTACTAAAagtgaaacaaagagaagaaagtagaACAACAGGAGGAGCCTGAGACGTTTAACAGTCTCAAGTTAACTTCACAAACTAGAAAAGTGACAGATGGGGGCGGACTTAGTACATACATGCTGTATTGTACCTCTGGCGAATtacattttcataatttaaaatgctgccaTTACTTTTTGCTCTGGGAGATTAGAATCTGCACTTTTACTCTCTCCCTAGATAATTATAGGCAAAGCATATCTGTAAAAGGGAACCCTCTTTCTGGATCAGACACAAAATTACCAGCACTGGAAGAGTGCTTACAGACCTCCACAAAAAAGTTCTTCCACATACGACCTAATCTTACTGGGAGTGCTGATTATTGCTGTtagcacatctgaaaaaaaaatattcttcatctTGTTAACTGTTGATGGGATGATTCAGCATTCAGGCTGAATCATTCAATAGCAGAGTTCATGTGCTgatagcaagaaaaataatttatcttaaaaacaaaatacgcTTTTCCCACAAATCAAATGCGGACTTGTACAGACCCCAGAGAAGGAATGTTCCTGACCTTGTTGGATGGAGTAAAGCAATTGTGTAAACAAAGCACTGCGCCGCTGGGCCACGTCTCCCTCACGTTCAGAACTCTGCGCTGCAAGCCGTGATGGCACTGAGAGGGTCTCCTCCATCCTGGCAGTCTAGTGACATGGAAACGCATCCCTGCTCCCTCTGTACATtaagctgaaaaatacatttcaaaagaaagtggCAGCATTTCTGCGAGTAATCCACGGATTGAATTTGTTCCCCCTACCAGATATTAAATCTAAAGGATTTGCCTGGCGTTACTTACTGTACTGCAACAGTCAGGGCATTAGagcatattttcagtttttccattctgaaatattCTCGACACTGCATTTTACTGTACAAAGTCTGAGTTCATCCTGCATCCCGAACAATGAGGGCTTCTGATTgcagggggaaggcagctgaCAGAGCAGGAAACTAGAAGAGCAAAATGTgaatctttttaaagaaaacaaaacaaaacacctccaAAACTATTAAGGAGCAACATAAAACTGATCTTTAAAAGGCCACTTTTATATTTTCTTGCCACTGAAATTTTGATTCTGCATGTAGGCATGCCACATTACAAGTATAGACACAACCACTATGGCACTGTCGTCCAagtttagcaaagaaaaatgccagaaataaagacaaattgtTATTTTGCAGTTACCTTTGCAAGCTAAGTTTTAAGGAATGCTAGAAAATTAGCAAATGCTTTTACTTCCATAAGCAAACTTTTATGTTTAGGTGAGAAcaccattagaaaaaaaaagactggaggaaaagaTAGCGGTGTATATAATTTTAATGACATATATTGAAATACCAAAAAGATAGAACTCTGCTTATATGGCACTGGCTTAGCTGAACTGGAAATAAAACCCAGTGTGTCTAGTTCCTCCTAAACAACACAATTGGTCACAAAACAAAATCTAAAGACTGTGGCAAAAATTTACGTTACAATTCATTGTGACGAGAAACTCTGGCTTAGAAACATCTCATTTGAAGTTATCTGACCACGACAATATTTAAAGTATATTAACCAGCTGAATATAAACGTCAGTTCAACAATACGAGTTATATCTTTGTATACCCGTGCAAAAAGTTAGAGAATTATTCAATGCAGTTTTGCTAGCTGTAAATTAGTTCTTAGATGTAATCCAGCTCTATCATCTACTAACATGATTTCTGGCCTGATACGCTGCAATACTTTCAATGTGCCTGGCCTGATACACTGCAATACTTTCAATGTGCAAGTTTTCTGAAAATTCCATTTTTGGCCTTAGAACAGAATTGTGAAGATACTAtagaaaccaaaaccagaagcCTACCCAAGATCCTTAAAGTGCATAATACGTGTTTTCACACAATGGAAGGgaaataaccttaaaaaaatcagGGACTCGGTACAGAAAATTAGGAACGTGCACTTAAAATGAACTCActgcttcctttcttctgctacAGTAAATTCCTGGGTAACAATAAGCGATAAATAAAGGCATAAAGTAACCTCAGAGCACTGCTGCTAGAATGACATAAAGCTTATAAAAAGTCAGTACAAAGTGCTGTCTCACCAAGAACACTGCTGCAATAAAGGCAGTTTTATTAATGCTTACAAAGTTATTTAGTCCTCACTGGAGTCCAATCTCACACCCCAGAATAACTGCAACATTCCACTTCGGCAGCAACCCTTTTGTGGCATCTTGCCTCATTCCCTCAGCGTGGTGACTGGCCAGCAAACCAGCTACAGTCATTTGTTAATTCAGGAGACGGGGCTTAGAATTCTCTTGTTACTACATTTTACATTCCTGAAagatcaggtaaaaaaaaaaaaaaagaaaaatcattcttgtACTTTTACTACAAGCTGGTATTTCAAACATCAGACTCATTTAATTTAAGATGAATTACAGATTTTTGACAGCTGTCTTCATTAGTTTTGAGAAAGATGAGTTAAGTTGCTTTGGCAGTAAAATCTGCCATGCTTTAAATGCACTTCATACGCAGCATTATCTGGATAAGTACAATGCCTTGTTGTAATTAAcagtgagaaaaacagaaaaggctcAAAGATGCTATCTTCTCGCTATGtacagtgcttttaaaaacaaatcacattttgCAGGATAAATTCCTGCTTGTTTTCTAAACCCGCTGTTAGTACAAATCCGTTTTCTGTAGCTGTGCCACCTCTCTTGCCTCTTCAAAcaaaaaccttgccttcgtttaAGAGACTACAACTTAATTTATTTCCGCATACAAAGAGGCATCCCTCTTTCAATCTGGGTAAAAGCAGGCGCTTTGGTCAGGAACCCCTGGAAGTCAGTTAGAAAACGCTGCtgacataaaacaaaaccagcagggcCTGCGAACAGGGTGGAATCCCCCCGTAAGCACGGAGCATTCTGCACACCACACCAACTCTGGGGAGCCTCGGCAGACTTTTACATATCTGCTGCACCTCAGAGAAGCATTTGCATTGAACCTTGTGTCAGAGAAAGAATTCCATTTGGAAAGACACTCTGGTGTAATGCTGGTGCatgtcattttcttttgataaaaatTAAACCAGACACTCTACCTCCCGTGAGCCATGTTGTGGAGGACCAGGAACAGTTCTTGTTTTAGTGACTTTTACAGCCTTtccacctgctgctgctttgggtcAGCATGGTGAGGTTGCTCAAGGCTGTCATCTTggtgctgctgtttctgctcctgctttttcttttcagccagTGCTTTTGCCCTGGTGGTTATTG
This window contains:
- the S100B gene encoding protein S100-B, which codes for MSELEKAMIAIIDAFHQYSGKEGDKHKLKKSELKELINNELTHFLGEIKDQETVDKVMEALDSDGDAECDFQEFVAFIAMVTAACHEFFEHE